Sequence from the Notamacropus eugenii isolate mMacEug1 chromosome 6, mMacEug1.pri_v2, whole genome shotgun sequence genome:
GTCAATACTGTGCTGTGatatactgggaatacaaagaaaatccaaaatagtCCCCCTGCCTTTAACAAACTTATGTTCTAAAGGAgacatgttaaaagaaaaaaaggctattTTCAAGATACTTAAAGAATAGATAGGTGACCTTAGAAGGGAATGTTTTAGCATTTGGGGAGACTAGAAAAAGACTCCCACAAAAAGTAGCATTTGAgtattttgaaggaaaccaaggaatttaagagagaaaaacattCCATCTATGGGAcagagccagtgcaaaggcatggagatgggagattggGTATCCTTTGCAAGGGACAGCAAGTGGAATATTGCAGCTGGATTGTAGAGTTCATGGATGGGAGTCAAGTCTAAGAAGACTGTAAAAGTAAGAAGagctttatattttatcctgaaggtcAGAGGGAGCTACTGGACTTCACTGAGTGAGAGGTATAGGTAGGAGGATAAAAAAGTCAGACGTagtctttaggaaaatcactggcagTGGAATAGAGGATGAGTTGCAATGGGAAGCTGAAGGAGGAAAATCATCTTGAAGATTGCTGCAATAAGTCCAGGCAAGAAATGATTAAGGCCGGAACCAGGAAAGTGGCTCTATGATTCAAAACAAGGGGACATATATTGGAGAAATTGGGAAGGTAGAACTGACAAGATGTGAAGACAGATTGGGTTTGagaattgaggatgacaccaaGAATGAAAGCTGAGTGGCTAAAAGATGGTAGAACACTCGATAGTAATAGAGAGGTGAGTTTTTTTGCAAAGAATTTggatgttaagtttgagatgcctacctTGGGAGAGACTAGAACTGAATATGCAGCTCTGAGACTCATCTGTATGGAAATGACAAAGAACGGAGtggaagttgatgagatcaccaagtgaaataagaTTGAGGCAGTGGAGAAGAGAACAAAGCTTTGGGCAAAACCCTGTCTAGTGGTTTGGCATGGATCAAGATCTAAGAAGCAATAGTCAGGCAGGAGCACCAAGAGAACTCTTTCTTCTCAAACTGACTTCTCTTCCTGtattccttgtttctttcaagaGCGTTATCCTACAGTCATTTAGGTTTTCAAAgtaggtgtcatctttgactccacactcccttccctccacatttccaatcagttgctaaatcctTCCTTAATCTCTCTTTCATCTGTTCATTTTCACAGCTACATCTTAGTTAATTTCTCCTTGCCTCAGGCCTCTCTCCCACTTTGGTTCAGCCTCTTCACAGCAGCCAAAgcgtctgaccacatcactcccctaTGTTGCGGCTCCCTGGCAtctgtaggatcaaatataaactggcATGTAAACCCTTAACAACTTGGCCCCATCCTACCTTTCTGGCCTCATTACATGTCACTCCCCATCATTCACACTGTGGTTCATCCAGACTGGCTTTGGCGGTAGActgcactctctcctcacctctgccttttaggATTTCTAGCTTCTTTCacagctcagctcaagtgccacctcttacatggagtctttcctgatcttcccagctgCCTGCGCTTTCACCTAAATCATCTATCCATCTTGTACAAACCTCTCTATGGAcatgttttttcccctctcaactGTAATCTCATGGGCTGGAACATAGTGCTTAATAgaacataaacatttattaagcatttgccatatgcctggcacagtgctaagtgctagggatacaaaaacatagttcctgccctcaagggaaagaaaatgtcaaaggaagctgaaaaggagggTAGAATAAGGAGGTACCTGAGAGAGGGGTTAAGGGGTGGATATTATAATGATAGAAATGTACCTAGGAGTGGAGAGCCAGGTAGAAAACTAATTACCTATTGATAAGCAAAAGGAACTTATAAAACCCAGAGTTTTAGTCTGGAATACTGATTATAATTTCCAGTTTGGATATGGGCCAGTAGAAGTATCCAAAGGTTAAAGCAGTGTCTATAGATACTTGTGGTCAGTACCATCCTTACAGATATTCACTGCATACTTATGTTTTCAGTCATCATTATGTCTTGGGGAGGGGCACAAAAGAGTttatcctcaagaagtttacagccTAATTGGGAAGACAAACATATCCATAAcaagataatagtaataatatctgGTAAAACATACtcaataatagttgacatttccattggattttaaaatttacaatgtGCTTTaagttcattatttcatttgagcttcaaCTACCCTGTGAGATGAGTTTAACTACTAAACTAGCTTCCTTTCTGAATACTAAAGCACTAATGATAATTAGAGGTGCAGTAGTACAAAAGAGGGAGTGGTTACTGGATTAGGGTCATGGGTCAGAGCTTTAAGAAGGCAATGGGACTTGAATTGGACCTTGAAGAGATGGGGGTAGATAGATGGTCAAGCTAAATAGACATAAAATGTGGTTTGCatttccatttcctatttttgtgaTTTCAGATCCTGAGTCTCACCTATTTTCTGCATGTTGTTATCCTGTGTGCGCTTGGTTTCCCAGAAATTCCAAGCTCCCCAGCCACTCATCAGCAGAAAGTTCCAGGCTCTCCAGTTCTTGGTCAGCAGTCCTTCACGTCCTTTCATGGATCTGAAAACTCTTGTTTCATCATTGAATGACTTTGCCTCACTCTCACTGGCTGAAAACTGGGACAATGTTGGGCTGTTGGTGGAACCAAGCCCACCCCATACTGTGAAGACACTTTTCCTGACAAATGACTTGACCGAGGAAGTGATGGAGGAGGCACTCCAAAGGAAAGCAGATCTCATTCTCTCCTATCATCCACCTATTTTCCGACCACTCAAGCGTATAACTTGTAAAACGTGGAAGGAGCGTCTGGTGATCCGGGCTTTGGAGAATAGAGTTGGTATCTACTCTCCACATACTGCCTATGATGCTTCACCCCAGGGAGTCAACAACTGGTTAGCAAAAGGGCTTGGtaagaattttctcatttcttgaaATTTTAAATTTCCCTTCACAAACCTGAAAATTGTAACTTTTCTAATTTGCCTTACAACCTGACTGCTTTTGACAGTTTCAGGAGAAAGACAGacattttgatcattttttaaaaaaatgaaatatactaGTTGAATTgcacttaaaaatgaaaaaaaaatatccctaataaagcaaagatgaataaaaacaacctacataaatcatttaacaagtatttattgagtgctttGCTAGACATTGTGGGAAAATGCAACAATTTCAACCATACCCTGAAGAGGTAAAGAAGATAGAATCTCTACTTTTAAATTGACTCCTTTATTTAATGTTTGATTTTTCCAGTAGCTGAAGGTAGTCACTCTGAGAGTATGGTCTGCATTAGGACAACCAGACTTCCCACAAATACTTAGAATGTTAAATCCTTGTATACCAGGGAATACTTGTAATGAATGACCTAACAAATAGAATATTTCACAGATTAATTCAAAGCCTTGTTTAAATTAGATTTTTAGaaaaatcttccttttttgtttccaCATATGATTTTCAATGAATATGATTTTCAATATCTCTCTGAATCCCAAGCTTAATGGAAACTTTGTATATTATTTCTAGTgttatattaaaatttattaattgcCCCCATATTCTTTGCCTCTCTTGGTTCATACTCAGTACAAAGCATTTAAGGGCTTCATGATTTTACTGATATGGTTACTACTTCAATAGACTAAGACCACAACCACTCTAAACTTTGTAGGTAATTTTCAGGAGTTGCTGTGGCTGCAGAATTCATTTTCCTACAGCCAACCCGGTAATGAGATTCTCTCAACTTAGCTAGATAGATCCTTAGACATACAGGGCAATAGTCCATCCAAACCAAGAGGAGCCATTGCAGGAAGACATTAGTGGAAggtctttatttttaatgtaataagAATCTCCCTATGTTCTGCACTTTTTTTAGGAGGTTGTACCTCTCTTCCAATACATCCATCAAAAGCTCCCAGCTGTCCAACAATAGGAACCCATCGAGTGGAGTTTAATATAAATGACACCTCAAGCATGGACAAATTCATGTCTGCAGTGAAAGAGATACCAGAAGTTTCAATAACTACCTTCTCTGCTaggtattttgtttatttattatttgttttttcaggATATTTGTGGCACTCAttaatttacagttttaaaataaatcatttcctCTTGGAAAGGATAATTATACATGTATCTAACTTTGCTGAGATCTAAGAGGAACAGGCCTATAGAAAGACTCCAAATTATAGACCTTGAAATATAAAAAGATCACCATGTTTTCTGCTTTCAGTTCCCAAggatttaaaacatttaaatactGTCACATGCTAGGGCCCCGGAATTCTTTTTGATTCTTTATTGTACACTTTCAAAATGTTTCCTTCCACAACCAGATTTCCTACTGAGTACTTCAGAATGCAAAGCCCAACTTAGTATCTTGAAATCATCATAAAAAGTAACAAGATATGCCAAGCCATGTGTCATAGATGCCTGTGTACTATGAGAAATGTTAAGACTCACATGGCTTCTTAAAAAGACTGAAGCTCATAACATGTTATCACTAAAAAGTGGCCTTTGGGATAGTAGCTTTTAAGTATTAAAGGTCCTTATTATACTCATTTGAACATTAAAtcctcagggagggaaggaagaggggattTATTGTTGTCCAAGGATAACTTGTAACAATTTCAACTCTTTGAATGCCTGCTCTTTATGGGACTTTGGATAGGGAAGCCTAACTATCTAATCCCTACAGTCACTTCAGGGAATTTCTTCTGACACCGAAAATACTATGTGGTAAATGAAAATTTGCATGATACTCAAAGTGACAATCAGATACATTTCAGAGAAGTggtttttcaatttttcattaaTGTAAACTCCTGGACAGCTTTTTCTCGAAGTCACTAGTTCCAGTTGgcctattttttttctgtctttcttttgttattattattaatttatttgttttcagttttcaacaatcacttccgtaagttttaaattttttccctacccaagacagcatgcaatcttaagattctatacatacattcttaaacattttcacattcgtcatgttgcacagaaaaattaaaacaaaagggagaaatcatgagaaaaaacagaacgtaacacaagagaaaatagtgtacttcattctgcgttccaattccttagttctttccagatgtggatggcattttgcatcaggagtcctttggaaatgttttaagttcttggattgctgtgaagggctgagtctatcagaaacagtccttgaaaACACTGTTCAAggctgttactttgtataatgttctcctggttccgctcatttcactcagcatcagtgcatataaatctttccatgttatttctgaagtcatcatttcttttgggaCAATAGTATACAGTAGGCctattttaacatttctttttgccCATGAGTAGTGCCTTCATGGACCACAACTTAAGATTTTCTGATTTCTAGAAAACAGTTAAGATTGTTtgatagtatttttttattttattgattttttttttaacctttcctaCATTCCCTAAATGTTCCTCCCCTCATCTGAAAGGGCTATCTCACACagcagagaattttttaaaagttcgaCAAAGCTATCCAACTCACTGAAATTATACGCCTTACTACACATCCATAACCTTCTACCTCTTTAAAGGTGAGAAGTGACTGatgaagattatttttaaaaatgaaagccaattttttattctttctcttttttaattctttgttgcTGGTGGCTTGCTagtaggagagagaggaaggacatatttggaaatgaaatttttgaTAAAAAGTTTCTAAGTGAAAGAAACCCAGTGGGTTGAAAAGATAAAAACTATTAGCAGTCCCCCCCATGTTCTTTTTAGTTATTAATAAACCAGTAAGTAGTTATTTTGCACCTActctatgtgccatgcactgtgcagGCACAAGAGCCTcagaagagcttatattctagtggggaGATTCATGTTCACAGTTATATTATAGAATGATATATTAAATATCACAGGATATATTTTAGAAACTTTGAGTGGGGTATGGGGACCATTGCCACTTGAGGAATCAGGGCAAGACTTTTGAAGGAGGGGTGAATTTGAGCGAAAGTGAAGGAAGATAGGGTTTCTAAGAGGTGGAGACAAGGTGGGAAAACATTCTGGGCATGGGGATACCATGTGCAAAAGCATGGGGACAGGAAATGAAGTGATTCCTGggaacagcaagaaagccagtttggctgaaaatTATTAAGTTTCTGGTAGAGAAGGCGTAATGCATTGTCAGCAAGGCAAGACAGGcttgagccagattgtaaagggatTTTAAAGTTCCAAGATGAGAAATCTGTGTGTCAGCCTAAAGACAAGGGGGAGCCACTGAAGCAGGGAAGTGACAGATCAGAGTTGTGCTGACACT
This genomic interval carries:
- the NIF3L1 gene encoding NIF3-like protein 1; translated protein: MLLSCVRLVSQKFQAPQPLISRKFQALQFLVSSPSRPFMDLKTLVSSLNDFASLSLAENWDNVGLLVEPSPPHTVKTLFLTNDLTEEVMEEALQRKADLILSYHPPIFRPLKRITCKTWKERLVIRALENRVGIYSPHTAYDASPQGVNNWLAKGLGGCTSLPIHPSKAPSCPTIGTHRVEFNINDTSSMDKFMSAVKEIPEVSITTFSARNDGEEQIRVSLNCTQKALLQVVAFLSENSHLYQKTEILSLEKPLLLNTGMGRLCTLAEPVSLATTIERIKGHLKLPHVRLALGVGKTLESQVKVVALCAGSGSSVLQGVEADLYLTGEMSHHDVLDAAAQGINVILCEHSNTERGFLSELQDTLAAHLENKVNIILSETDRDPLQVV